A single Paenibacillus kribbensis DNA region contains:
- a CDS encoding DUF4870 domain-containing protein has protein sequence MKGLLSSLCYFSIFFAPFLLPIIVWIAVRDEYVRGHAKKAILSHIFPIIAAIPLFYFIVTANHAGSVVGFVLLFVVVYLGVFVYNIYKGIMTLREAA, from the coding sequence GTGAAGGGTCTATTGTCGTCGCTTTGTTATTTCAGCATTTTCTTTGCACCTTTTCTGCTGCCTATCATCGTGTGGATTGCAGTACGAGACGAATATGTACGGGGACATGCCAAAAAAGCCATTTTATCGCACATTTTCCCCATTATTGCGGCGATTCCGCTGTTTTATTTTATTGTAACAGCCAATCATGCGGGTTCTGTTGTCGGGTTTGTACTGCTGTTCGTAGTGGTTTATCTCGGGGTGTTTGTCTATAACATTTACAAAGGGATTATGACACTGCGTGAAGCTGCGTAG